One genomic window of Phalacrocorax aristotelis chromosome 21, bGulAri2.1, whole genome shotgun sequence includes the following:
- the MDFI gene encoding myoD family inhibitor, with amino-acid sequence MSQASSHRPSRPEPRRAEPVPPPEAGETSRPSPRQTPAAPSAEPRPPARPPASPAAPKKEKPLEDDESRKVVTKGPRAELAGAPEAVTCQPQVRGAPQPPSPCTHLLQNGAGRGPDPGGANGETVNGVFRPLPSTQKPHRKLQSHHSINSQSSKKSKGSSKSASSHIPIEAQEDCCVHCILSCLFCEFLTLCNIVLDCATCGSCTSEDSCICCCCCNSGECADCDLPCDMDCGIIDACCESADCLEICMECCGLCFSS; translated from the exons AGGCGGGTGAGACTTCGCGCCCTTCACCGAGGCAGACGCCAGCGGCACCGTCGGCAGAGCCCCGGCCGCCTGCCCgcccccctgccagccccgcagCACCAAAGAAGGAGAAACCCCTGGAAGATGACGAGTCCCGAAAAGTCGTGACGAAGGGCCCCCGGGCCGAGCTTGCAGGTGCTCCCGAAGCTGTGACAT GCCAGCCCCAGGTGCGaggagccccgcagccccccagcccctgcacccacctgctgcAGAACGGCGCTGggcgggggccggatccaggcGGTGCCAATGGGGAGACGGTAAACGGGGTCTtccgccccctccccagcacgcAGAAGCCCCACCGAAAGCTGCAGTCGCACCACTCCATCAACAGCCAGAGCAGCAAGAAGAGCAAGGGCAGCTCCAAGTCAGCCTCTTCCCACATCCCTATTGAGGCACAAGAAG ATTGCTGCGTCCACTGCAtcctctcctgcctcttctgcGAGTTCCTGACCCTCTGCAACATCGTGCTGGACTGTGCCACCTGCGGCTCCTGCACATCCGAGGACTcctgcatctgctgctgctgctgcaactcGGGCGAGTGCGCGGACTGCGACCTGCCCTGCGACATGGACTGCGGCATCATCGACGCCTGCTGCGAGTCGGCTGACTGCCTGGAGATCTGCATGGAGTGCTGCGggctctgcttttcctcctga